One window of the Podospora pseudocomata strain CBS 415.72m chromosome 7, whole genome shotgun sequence genome contains the following:
- a CDS encoding hypothetical protein (BUSCO:EOG09263RY2; EggNog:ENOG503NY0V; COG:U) yields the protein MSFDPVPPPYNHLDPTARFLSSSALDFLLIEVVPMSYRINSEISEGEGEEEEEREAAFYRLEGIGYRVGQGLVERFAKDRGKFGDALDVIKFVCKDLWGLVFRKQVDNLKTNHRGVYVLTDNNFRPLSRMSVETGGRSGGAQQAAVVRAQPFLWVPCGIVRGALAAMGIQATVQAETTELPGAVFQIKTLPAK from the exons ATGTCCTTCGACCCCGTCCCCCCACCCTACAACCACCTCGATCCCACCGCGCGCTTcctctcgtcgtcggcgttggATTTTTTGTTGATTGAGGTTGTGCCAATGTCGTATCGGATAAACTCGGAGATTtctgagggtgagggtgaagaagaggaggaaagggaggcCGCGTTTTACCGGTTGGAGGGGATAGGGTACCGGGTTGGGCAGGggctggtggagaggtttgCGAAGGATAGGGGAAAGTTTGGGGACGCGCTGGATGTGATCAAGTTTGTGTGTAAGGAtctttgggggttggtttttaGGAAGCAGGTGGATAATCTGAAAACTAATCATAGG GGCGTGTACGTCCTGACGGACAACAACTTCCGCCCACTAAGTCGGATGAGCGTCGAGacgggaggaagaagtggaGGGGCGCAACAGGCCGCTGTTGTAAGAGCCCAACCG TTCCTATGGGTACCCTGCGGCATCGTGAGGGGAGCCCTCGCGGCGATGGGGATACAAGCCACTGTTCAAGCCGAGACGACGGAGCTGCCAGGGGCGGTGTTTCAGATCAAGACTTTGCCTGCGAAATAG